TATTTGGCTCTTTTTAATTGTCTCACTTGATGGTTTCAGTACTTCTGCTAAAATCGATGATTGGATTATCTAAAGTAATGCTTCCATTGGATAATTCTTTACATTCACTTTCTCGAAGAACATTGTTAACATTATCCAATTAGTATTATTTTTCATTTGTTCCATGCAAGGTTAATTGAATTCCATGTTCATATTGTCAAACCTTTAACAAGCTGCACGACACATAACCAGGATAAGAATTAAAAACATATATGTAAAACAAATTGTGAAGAATGCattcaagttttttgtttgaagcTTCTTATATATGTCATATGGTTTTTTTGGTGTTAGGAGACATATTTGTGCTCTTAACAGATGTTTTCATATGTCTTTTAAAGGTttatagaaaaaaaaggaaatgaacAATTGATTAAAAATGATCTTGTCTGTTGAGTAAAAGGAGTATGATCCTGGAAAGGGACAAACCAACTATGTTGAAAAGCTTAAGTTGGGTTTTTTGCTTTTCTAGTGACAGAACAGAGTATCTTGTTAAGTATGTGGCAAGAAAGTAGTACACATTATGAAGATTACTGATAGACATCATTCTCTCAATTAGCTGGGTTCGTGGATCTATTTTGTAACTCTCTGTTGATATGGACCTTTTCTAAGACATACTGTTTGATTTGGTGCAGAAGTCAAACAAGTATTTAAAGATAATTGCTCAGTTCAGGTTTACAGTGTCCAAGCATGTATTCCAAGTGATCTTGCAGTTATATGGAATGCTGAATTTGTGCAGGCGGAGGAACTCTTTAATCAACCATTGACTGAAGGAAACTGCTTGAGGGATAACAGGCAAGTCACTTTTACCTTGTTTTACCTTGCTGAAAATATCTTGTTCTTGACATTGTTGCACTTGTGTTATATATAAATTTCATATGCTTTATCATGCCTATCTTTCTTGTTGCACTTGAACATTGTCGATGTTGTCTTTTCCTTCTAGGTTCTGTGGCGTTTCAAATTCATTTGTCAAGCGCATTGTTGATGGGAAGCATGTTGGTGCTGCAGCACCATGGCCCATGAATGGTAAAAGAGTAGCTATAGAGTCAAAAGGTATCAGCACTGTGAAAGGTCAGCCTATTCAGCATCCTCAACAAGGATCCGGTGCCAAAAATGGCATGCAGTCATCTATTGCAGTATCAAGTGATAATAGCGAGAAAGTTGCTCTTGATGCAGCCAGCAAAGTTACTAAGCCACCTTTAATCAAAGAATCTGTTTCTGGTGGTAATACTGGCAAAAATAAAGGTCAGAATGTAAAGTCCTCGTCAGGGACTACCAGTTCACTTGCTAGTTTGTGGGGCAATGCTTCAGCAAAATCAAAGCCTGCGGCTCCTGCTGCTGAAACCGCTATTGATACGTCAATTGCTGCTGGTATTTGGAGTGTTATTCCTTCAGTTGAAGGCTATATGTATTTACTGTCCTCAATCTAAATATCCTATTTATACACTATGCTGATTTACATTTCAATTTCTCTTTCCTCATTATGATATCTAGCTACTGCCGAAGCTCAAATATGTGCACATGAAGCTTTGGATGCTGCCAACAGTGAAGATGAGGACCATCATAATAATCATAAGCGGGAGAGGAACAGTGTAAGCGGCAGAAAGAGAagggtttttcttgatttctcagacGATGATGATGAAGAGGAAAATGTTACTAGTCTTTCATCTCCAGATGTTTTTAAAGGGAAACATGCTGCAGAATCCTTGCCTAAAACTGAAAGCTTATTGGACAGAAGTAAACCGAACACTGCAGAGCCTAAGGGTGACAGATTGAGTGATGGGCTAGATAGCACTAAGGGAAAAAATTCTTCACTTCCATCAGATGCTGACGAAAGAATTGCAAGCATTACAATGGGAGGAATTTCCTTCAAAAAGAAGACCAATAGCTATAATCAAGGGGACACTGACAAGAATAATAAGGATGTAGCCACCACTTCTACttcaccaaaaagaagaaaagtaCTCAAAACCCGAATTGACGATCGAGGAAGAGAAGGTATATTACCATTGTTTGCTTCTTGGTTTTAACTTGTCTATAGTGGGATAGCTAGCAAATTCTATCCTGGTTAACATGGTGTTCCATTCATTAATTTGGTTTTAACTTCCGATGATTGATTGTTCATCAGAAGAATTAGATTGAGACATTCTCAAAAAGTAGTAGGCGCCGACAAAAATTGCAAGAACTTGATTGGTGATACATTGATGCAGCTTTATTTTTGGGTCATTTATAGGCATGCTTTAGCAATAAATATTCAAAATTTAGATTAAATTGGATGATGGTTACAAAGGACTTCACTTCCATTatcttcaatatatatatattttttggttggTGAAAGTAACAAGTAAAACATACAATAGTTTTGCTGATTTGACATGACCAAGATGCAGATTATCTTTTCCTCTATCTGCATTTTATTTCTTTTGCTTCTATTGTGTATTAAAACTATTATTTCTCTTTCATTATTGAATAATCTGTACATCATATGTCCATGAATATGAGGTTCTCGTTGCATTCCACTTTTCTTCCTTGTTGACATTATAATTCCTTAGCCTGAGCTTTACACTGGGTAATAAGTATCTTCTTTGGAAAAGTAATTATGGAAAATAATTCATTCCTTTAATTTTTTTGCAAGGCATTCTGATTATGGCCTGCTAAATTTTTTCCCCTATCTTTTTGGTTATTTCTAATTGCATTCTATTCATTTGTTCAAGACATGTCTAAAGGTACTCAAACCTAGAGACTtattagcttgcacacttgaggtGAGGAACATAATATGATAGCTTATACTtaaatcataacataatatactTCAGTTCTTCTTTTGGTCAAATTTATCCGTTGTAAGCATTCAGCTCGGTTGATATCTCATGTCTTCAGCCTCATATATCACTATTAAGTATTTTCCCCTTCTCACTGCTTGCTTACCTCATCATTTCTAATATTGCTGCTTGTTAACAAATCTGCTACTTTTCAGTTACTGAGGTTATTTGGGAGGGGGAAACTGCTGACAGTAATATGCCTGAGAAGAACATTTCCGTTAATGATTCTGCAAACAGGTATCAGAATCAAGCATGCTTGCTTTTTTGTTATGTTTTTGTGTCATTTATAAttcaaaacaaaaatattatattgtcAATTAAACATAGAAATAACCTAAACTTTTTGTCATGTGAAGATAATTTTGATGCAAGTTCATGTTTGTTTCAAGCTGTTCTTTGTAGTCTTTGATTTCATTCAGTCTTCTTTTCTGGCATGATTAATTTGAATTAGTTTGGCCATTTTTGTTCTTTAGAAACTGCAAGATACTATCGTAAGTGCACTTGGTCTGTTCATAGAATTCTTTTTTGGGCGTTGTAATGATCATGATACGTAATGCACTACCTTGAGTGCACTCGATCTGGTTTCGAGTGAATACAAATTTATTTTTGGTGTAACAATCATGATTTGCGTATCTCCATAATAGAGGTTTGAGGTGAAAAAAAACTGTTAAGAGCCTAGCTTACAGTCAGAAAGATGACTGGTTCATTATGATATTCAGGCTATATTTTTCCAAAGCATCCACCAACTTTCTTGATGTCTGATGTTTACCCAAGTTGTTTGATTACATTTCTGGAATATTGAAGAATGGATCTTTCATTTGGCCTTATTGCAGGTCCTTAAGGCCTTTTATGGATTCAAGTTGATGTTGACTCTTTCACCTTTTTACTCTAAAACCTGTGCACAATTGCCGTTGACTATACTATTATACACACATATAAAAGACACCATTATCTTTAATCTTTAATTTTGAGACCTGTTTCACACCATGGTTTAAATGTTGTAGCTCTCTCTGGTGTCTTAATGGACCCTAAGTCCTGTGTTTTGCTTCAACCAA
The window above is part of the Musa acuminata AAA Group cultivar baxijiao chromosome BXJ2-6, Cavendish_Baxijiao_AAA, whole genome shotgun sequence genome. Proteins encoded here:
- the LOC135583682 gene encoding uncharacterized protein LOC135583682 isoform X1, translated to MAADGALEIFPQIQALVLDKLRVVSYKWLSRNFSVSSNYAKRLLQEFAEKHCNELEVIYTLSGWLKSEPQAYCVKLASTYKLEEVKQVFKDNCSVQVYSVQACIPSDLAVIWNAEFVQAEELFNQPLTEGNCLRDNRFCGVSNSFVKRIVDGKHVGAAAPWPMNGKRVAIESKGISTVKGQPIQHPQQGSGAKNGMQSSIAVSSDNSEKVALDAASKVTKPPLIKESVSGGNTGKNKGQNVKSSSGTTSSLASLWGNASAKSKPAAPAAETAIDTSIAAATAEAQICAHEALDAANSEDEDHHNNHKRERNSVSGRKRRVFLDFSDDDDEEENVTSLSSPDVFKGKHAAESLPKTESLLDRSKPNTAEPKGDRLSDGLDSTKGKNSSLPSDADERIASITMGGISFKKKTNSYNQGDTDKNNKDVATTSTSPKRRKVLKTRIDDRGREVTEVIWEGETADSNMPEKNISVNDSANRPPVANKAQAAGIAASTNPGKGGNKKPGKGGLKDAKQGNILSFFKRV
- the LOC135583682 gene encoding uncharacterized protein LOC135583682 isoform X2; translation: MAADGALEIFPQIQALVLDKLRVVSYKWLSRNFSVSSNYAKRLLQEFAEKHCNELEVIYTLSGWLKSEPQAYCVKLASTYKLEEVKQVFKDNCSVQVYSVQACIPSDLAVIWNAEFVQAEELFNQPLTEGNCLRDNRFCGVSNSFVKRIVDGKHVGAAAPWPMNGKRVAIESKGISTVKGQPIQHPQQGSGAKNGMQSSIAVSSDNSEKVALDAASKVTKPPLIKESVSGGNTGKNKGQNVKSSSGTTSSLASLWGNASAKSKPAAPAAETAIDTSIAAALDAANSEDEDHHNNHKRERNSVSGRKRRVFLDFSDDDDEEENVTSLSSPDVFKGKHAAESLPKTESLLDRSKPNTAEPKGDRLSDGLDSTKGKNSSLPSDADERIASITMGGISFKKKTNSYNQGDTDKNNKDVATTSTSPKRRKVLKTRIDDRGREVTEVIWEGETADSNMPEKNISVNDSANRPPVANKAQAAGIAASTNPGKGGNKKPGKGGLKDAKQGNILSFFKRV